A segment of the Corylus avellana chromosome ca2, CavTom2PMs-1.0 genome:
ATTGCTTCTCCCGCCAAgtaagcttcttctttttttttttttttatgcatgcatgcatgcattaaTGTTTTGATTGTTTGGGCTAATATGGTTGATGGGTATATGTTATTGTAGGGCACAAGTAGTGGGGTGGCCGCCGGTGAGATCTTACCGGAAAAACTGTTTCCTGGCGAAGAAAATGGAGGCTGAAACGGCGGGCATGTACGTAAAAGTTAGCATGGATGGAGCTCCTTATTTAAGGAAGATTGATTTGAAGGTCTACAATGGATATCCAGAGCTCCTTAAAGCCTTGGAAGACATGTTCAAGTTCAGTGTTGGTAAGCATTCATAAGCATCGATCTTGTCTGAATTTACAATATTGattgaatttttgaatattcttaattttttttttttggttaattctTCAGGGGAGTATTCTGAGAGGGAAGGCTTCAATGGGTCAGAATTTGTGCCAACTTATGAAGACAAGGATGGAGATTGGATGTTGGTTGGAGATGTTCCATGGGAGTAagttctctctccctctctctctctgaaatcacaatatcttttccaaaaaataattttttaaaaaataagaagaagaagaagaaagaaagtcgtctaagattatttttctttcaatccaGAATGTTCATCTCTTCATGCAAGAGGCTGAGAATCATGAAGGGGTCAGAAGCAAGGGGATTGGGTTGTGCTGTATGAATCCCACAATTTAGAGCCCTTAAGAAAGGATCGATCGATGGAGA
Coding sequences within it:
- the LOC132171488 gene encoding auxin-induced protein 22D-like gives rise to the protein MGFDKELNLEATELRLGLPGTKKSNKRALPDYMNEECGSKDSSNVSDAQKSDQEIASPAKAQVVGWPPVRSYRKNCFLAKKMEAETAGMYVKVSMDGAPYLRKIDLKVYNGYPELLKALEDMFKFSVGEYSEREGFNGSEFVPTYEDKDGDWMLVGDVPWEMFISSCKRLRIMKGSEARGLGCAV